In the Drosophila virilis strain 15010-1051.87 chromosome 4, Dvir_AGI_RSII-ME, whole genome shotgun sequence genome, TAATGCTGCAGCTAATGATGatctataatataaatattccatGGTATAGATGAGGCCTccttcaaaataataataccttCTCCAAGGCTAGCATTTAGCGTTTCTAACATTTAATTTCCCAGTTCTCGGTGTGAAATTGAATATTTGCCGAACTCTTAGGCGACACAAAtgcttgcaatttatttgcttaggctcaaatgttttttattcgGCGCTGACTCAGACTGTGAAGCAATCATTATTTGTTCAGACTTTTGGATTgtgccaaaatatatatatgcttaaagATAATAGTTGTTATCTGAAAGTGTGCTGCTAATCAGCTAAGTTACTTAGCATCTTTCTCTATGTCTATCCCAAAAGACTCGGCTCTGAAAAGTGAATCTGTGAAAAAGTGCTTACTTAAAATTACATAATTTATCATAATATATTATCTGTatcttaatttaaatgcacgcatgctaattatttgcatattgtgACGTCAAAGTCATTTTTGCAAGCCCATTGCAACTAGATAAAACCAAAACAAGTCGATAATTTTGGTATACCGCATTTTAAATACTCTTTCAGTATTGTAAAATATCAGAGATaataagttttaatttaagccaaaatcaCCTTTTTTTCGGCAAGgcattttatcatatttttaaataaatcccAAAACGTTGGAATCAAATAACTTTTAGCCTTAAGCTAAAGAAGCCGTTCTTCGAGATAAGGCTTGGAAAATCCAACCAGGGCCTAGCAGCATCTAAGCTAAATGTTTTGCCAATCAAATGTATATTCTATTTCATCCAACACGAAATGCATTCTTGAATAGCTTCAGTATTTACAGTCCGATTTCAGTGCAATTTCTAGATCCTTTACACAAGATCCTTGCACAAGCCTCTAAtttcaaaaatgcattttaccGCATTCTAAACATTTAGCATACGAATATGCGGTTGTAGCAAGCGTGACAATTTGCCAGAACAACCAAAAATGCTACCTACCCACTTGCAGGGCATTGTCATGAAGTCATCATGCGAATGATAAAGTGTAACGACGAGTCTAGGTCTAGAGTCTAGAGTCTACTTCTTATCAGCgtgtataaatatatcagAGAGcgctcagtcagtcagtcgttGATCTGCAGCAGCCTCTGCCATTTCAATTTTAGTtaaagtttcagtttcagtttcagttcaaTTCAAGCATGGACTTCACGCTGGTCTTGTTGAGCTCGCTGCTCGTAATTGTGCTGGGCTGTTTGCGGCACTGTTACAACTATTGGGAGCTGCAGGGCGTGCGGCAGCTGCGTCCACATTTTCTGTTCGGCCACATTTTCAAGCTGAAGTCCGTGCATCTCAGCGAGCTGCTGCAGGAGACCTACGACGCGTTCAAGGGTAAAAGTCGCGTGGCTGGCACCTATCTATTTTTACGACCCATAGCCGTGGTGACCGATCTGGATCTGGTGAAGGCCATACTCATCAAGGACTTTAATAAATTTGTGGATCGCTCGAATACGCCGCTGAATCTGCCAGAGAATCCGCTGGCCGGCCATCTGTTCAATCTGCACGGCGAGGAATGGCGGGCGCTGCGTACAAAGCTGTCGCCCACATTTACCAGCGGCAAGATCAAGTACATGTTCAGCACAATAACCGGCGTGGCCCAGCAGCTGGAGGAGACCTTCGAGCAGGAGGTATCAGAGGCAGGCAGCACCTTGGAGCTGCACGATCTGCTGGGCCGCTACACAGTGGATGTGATTGGCAGCTGCGCCTTTGGCATTGAGTGCAACAGCCTTAAGGATCCGCAGGCTCAGTTTCGGGTGCTGGCACGCAAGCTGTTTGCCAATCAGAAGCGCAACGTGCGCTGGAATCTGTTCAAGGTGAACTACATGAAACTTCTGCTGAGGCTGCACATCAAGATGCGCACCTTCGACCAGGAGTACACGGACTTCTTTCTGCGCCTGGTCCGTGACACAGTTGAGCTGCGGGAGCGTGAGAAAATTAGGCGCAATGATTTCATGGATCTGCTGCTTGATCTGCGCCGCACGGATCAGAAGATGGGCTTGTCCGTGGAGCAGCTGGCCGCACAGGTATTCGTTTTCTTTATTGCCGGCTTTGAGACCAGCTCCAGCAACATGAGCTACGCGCTCTTCGAGCTGGCCAAAAATCGATCAATACAGCAAAAATTGAGAGAAGAAATTCGCCGCGTGCTGCAAGTACATGGAAAACTAACTTACGAGGCCATGATGGAGATGCCGTACTTGGATCAAGTGATAAACGGTTAGTGCTCAGATTAAACTCGAAACTAAATAGATAAGCAGCAATAGTCGCTTGCCTGGCAATTGATAAGGGTTTTAGATAACAAATATTCGAGATACATCTGGACAGAAGACAAAAGTTTGAGTCagccaaaaattatttgcttaACAAACTGTCGAACTGGGCCCCAGAACAAGTCTGTCGGCGctgaaagcaaacaaaataatctCGACAAGTAAACAAAACACAGCCGATTTTTTAGAGAAACAAAGTTCACATCGAAGGCCCAACAAGCTGAGCCCATTATTCGACTCAAAGTGTGAAAGCGTTTACAAGAAGCAGACTAGACTGAATACTATATAACTATATGATGATGCCTCTTTATTAGTATCAGGGGCTGATATGGACAAATCTGTGCCTCAGTCTACCTTCATAGCAAGAGTTGGCCGGATcagctatatctatatctcattatatataaatgtttaccCTGggtgactgactgactgataaCTTAAGTTTTCACGGATTTCAAGAGAGTTTTCTCAAAGTCCATCagcaagtgtggaaaaataGTGAGAAACGTTTGTACAAAACTGTTTCGTTTAgttctttgttttaaaattagGTAACATTTCgtgctcaaattcattttcgaGTATTATTTTGCAATATCTTCAGATTCCTCGCAGAGAAAATTCGACTCACACAGATCGTAATTATTTCCAGCTAAGTGTAtagaatttgattttaaatacttttgtaATATACTAAATATCTACCAGAGTATTTCTCGTAATTACCAAATAATAATGAACTCTTACAGAGACTCTGCGTAAATACCCGGCTCTGGCCTCGCTGACCCGCGTTCCCTCCGAGGACTACAAGCTGCCCAGCGACGAGGGGTACGAGTCGGACGGGCACATAGTGCTGGAGCGCGGCATAAAAGTGCATATACCGGTGCGTGCCATACACTACGATCCGGAGATCTATCCGGAACCCCATGAATTTCGACCGGAACGTTTCGAGGCGGCCGCCTGCCAGCAGCGTCATCCGTTGGCCTTCCTCGGCTTCGGCGATGGGCCGCGCAACTGCATCGGACTGCGCTTTGGGCGCATGCAGGTGAAGGTGGGCCTGATCACATTGCTGAGCCGTTACCGCTTCAGTCTGCCGCCCGACGGACCCAAGGAGCTGGCCATTAGCAACAAGAACCTACTGCTGGTGCCCGGCGAGGGTGTCCGACTGCGTGTGGATCGACTTCAGACAAACAGTCGCGACGaatgtaaataaattcaataaaaacaataacaaaactcAAGCAAAATAATGCTGCATAAACAAATACTGCGTACGCTCGAATGCGGTAGAAATTGAAACCTGAAAACTGGCGTCGCGATATGTGAGCAGaaaattcaatcaaattgAAGCCTTTTGGCGGTCGATTGAAAGGCAAACCAAAATTTATAGACGCCGCAAAGCAGCTgccccagctgctgctgttcctgctgctcaGTCAGCGTCAACCGACACTGACACCTCCGGGCACTAAATCACACAAAtgacacccacacacgcacacacacacacacgcacacacacacacgcacagacacatgAGCATGTGAGCTGACCAAAAACCCATGCGGCAACACACTTGATGCACTGCTTCTACCTGCAGCAATTGGTTCcagtatgcgtgtgtgtgtgtgtgtgtgtgtgtgtgtgtgtgtgtgtgtgtgtgtgtgtgtgtgtgtgtcgctcaCATAAATCCAaacatttacaatattttgctAATTAGCAGAATATGTGTGAATAATGAATGCACTTGATGTGCTGCAGACAGTGTTGCGGCTTTAGCTATTTTCTAGCTACATTTGGCTACttacaattttaaacaaatatagcTATTTTCTGGCATGTTTTTGACAATTACCAGCCACAATTGTTGTCCAATCTGCTGCTAAATATGGCTAgttaaaatgttataatattttagctattttcCGGCCAGTCAAGTACGGCTGGTACCGTCCATACAGTTTCATGGTTTGTGAATGACAATTTTCAAGCtttgtaattttataataaattagcTATTTTCTGGTACTTTTAGGGAATCCTCGTCACCAGTGTTGCCCATTTAGCCATTTCCCCGTATCATTTGGCTcgttaaaatttaaaacgaAATAAGCGAAATTTTGGCATCTAAAGGACATAATAGACAACTGCTAATTTctagttaaatttaaattttttcacAGCTTGTCTGACGAAAACAAGAAGTAACATCAATTTGGCTGTTTTCTAAAATGTTGTACaattttagctattttctGGTTTATTTATGGCATACTAGCCGCCAGTGTTGCCCAATTAATGTTATAATCAAATTTAGCCATATTTGTAGCTATATAAACAGCACTAGCAGCTTGTAATACCCATTCAGCTAGTTTCCAGGTAAATTAGAAGTTCGTCAGTCGAAAACAACTGAAATTTAAAACTGAtttagcttttttttgttcttctcAATCACAATTGCTTGTTAATGTTAAAAAAGCTTAATCAGctattttagctatttttgcACATATTGCTTGGCCTCTTTTTTGAAGCcgcagttggcaacactgcgTCACGCAGCTCACAAGCGAGACAGAGTGGGAGtgggagtgagagagagagagagacagagaggggGGAGCTGGAAAATGAGAGAACTTTGATGCATGGAAACTCTTGTAGGTgtcatattaaatttatgacTGCGTGTTCAGACTAGCAACAAAGGCTGGCTGCAAGCTTCAGCTTCGCATTTGCTGATTTTAGCGATTAGTTACGGAAACTATGAGACAGGGTGTCGATAGGGGAGGTGTGagggcagagagagagagagagagagagagagagagagagcggagAGAGGGCGGGGGAGACCCAACGATACTGTTGCACATTCGTAGGCAGCCTGAAATAATGTGTGGGTGACATTAATCAGGAGCAGGCAAGTCAGAAAGGACTCTGCTCTGCTACACAGATTGACTGaatggctgactgactgactgactgactgactgattgataatTTGCGCACAGCTCAAAACTCCAAGAGCTGAAAGCGGAAATTTGTACTCTAGTCACTTTATGGACTGTTAAACAGTTGAAGAGCATTCCACCCATAAAAGTGGAAAATCGATGGAATACAGTCATATGAAactgttttttaattaaacaaatattgaaaGATCTTTGTTGAAATTCATTATATATTAGATacttataacaaaaataaataaaataaaaatcaaatcatattcaaataaataaataaaaaaataaataaataaaataatcaaataaattacatatatatagataaaaatactccttgaaaatgaatttttttttatttgttaaaacGTTCTTGAGAGCTCGAAAGTTCCCGAGAAATTGCTGAGTTCAATGAAATGTGGAATGTGTGGAGCGATTCTTATGCAGAAAAAACTAATTGAAGCAAATCAAAGTCTGGCCTAGATCATGACTTTGTGGCATGTTCGAATTAGAAAATTTGAAtagacaaacaaaattaatgacATACTTAcgtaattaaaaagaaatcgtAAATTCCACAAAACTTATAATTCTTGACttttattgttaaaaaaaaaaaaaaaactccaacaatttaacaattatttgaaatatcttgcaattaaaaacaaattgtatttgtacattGCAAACTCGCACGATTTACTCCAGAACTAATTCGAATAAATGCCGCAGCAGTTGGCACAGTTTTTTGCATAGCCCGAAACATGGACTGAAGCAGCACATGAGCAGACCATAAATAAAACGTAAATC is a window encoding:
- the Cyp6a16 gene encoding probable cytochrome P450 6a14 encodes the protein MDFTLVLLSSLLVIVLGCLRHCYNYWELQGVRQLRPHFLFGHIFKLKSVHLSELLQETYDAFKGKSRVAGTYLFLRPIAVVTDLDLVKAILIKDFNKFVDRSNTPLNLPENPLAGHLFNLHGEEWRALRTKLSPTFTSGKIKYMFSTITGVAQQLEETFEQEVSEAGSTLELHDLLGRYTVDVIGSCAFGIECNSLKDPQAQFRVLARKLFANQKRNVRWNLFKVNYMKLLLRLHIKMRTFDQEYTDFFLRLVRDTVELREREKIRRNDFMDLLLDLRRTDQKMGLSVEQLAAQVFVFFIAGFETSSSNMSYALFELAKNRSIQQKLREEIRRVLQVHGKLTYEAMMEMPYLDQVINETLRKYPALASLTRVPSEDYKLPSDEGYESDGHIVLERGIKVHIPVRAIHYDPEIYPEPHEFRPERFEAAACQQRHPLAFLGFGDGPRNCIGLRFGRMQVKVGLITLLSRYRFSLPPDGPKELAISNKNLLLVPGEGVRLRVDRLQTNSRDECK